The window AATGATATTTCAAAAGAACTTCGTCAGATAAAACGAGAGATTATGTCTTTAAAATCTGTTTTAGATAAGCCTCGCTTAACAGAAATTCTGGGTGGAATTGGATATATATTAGGAATATTCGGCATTGCATTTTATGTTTACGCAAAAAAAACTTTAAACGAAAATTCTCAAAGGAAATTATAATATGCATATATCCGACGGTGTTCTTCCTATTCAAGTATCAATTGCTGCTTATGGTGCAAGTATAGGTATTATTGGTTTAAGCGTATATAAAACAAAAGGAGAAGACATTCCGAAAATAGCAGTTGTAACCGCTTCTTTTTTTGTCGCATCTCTTCTTCATATTCCCCTTGGACCTACAAGTGTTCACCTTTTAATTCCAGGTCTTGTTGGAATACTTCTTTATAATTCTGCCTTTCTTGCAATCGCTCTTGGACTTGTACTCCAGTGTATTCTATTTCAATTTGGAGGAATAACTGCATTAGGAGCTAACGCAATTATGATGGGAATTCCAGCTCTTATTTGCGGATGGATTTTTAAGCTGCTAAAGGGCAGCAAAATTATAAGTCACACAGTTGTTGCAGCTTTTTGTGGAGGTTTAGGAGTGATTCTATCAACTCTATTTTTGTCGTTACTTCTTTTTACAGGCGGAGAAAACTTTATAGGAGTAGCAAAACTTGCAATAGTTGCCCATATGCCTGTTTTAATAATAGAATCAATAATTTCAGCCTTTACCATATCTTTTTTGTATAAAGTTAAGCCTGAACTTATTGGTGTGTATAAAATAGAGGATATATATGAATAGTCAAATCCAAATAATCCATCTTTCAATTTGGTATTTTGTTTTAGGCGTATTGCTAATTGTAGTATTGTTATTTTTACTTAAATTTGTAAAAAAAATAATCAATAATTCTGATGAAAATAATAAAAATCCAGATTGGACTGTTCCTGCTATTGATATCTATAGCGGAGCAATGTTTTATAATTGGGATCCGCGTATAAAAGCAGCAACTCTTTTAATATATTGCTTTTTTATTGCATCGATACAAAAAATTCCTTTAGCTTTAGTGGCGTTATTAATATCTATTCTTGCTGTATTACTTGCAAAAATTCCATATAAAAAAGCCATGATTAGGATTTATGCAATGGCCGGTTTTTTAGGAATGTTTCTTATAGTCATGCCTTTAACTATACCGATAAAAGTTGGAGATACTATTGTTGTTTTTGGCGATTTAAACTTTTTTTATTTTAATATAAGAGGCGTTTTTGTTGCTCTGCCTATAGTTTTAAAAGCTTCTTCCATTGCGCTGATGATGCTGCCTTTGTTTTCTACTTCACCAATCTCAGTTACAATAAGAGGTCTTTCTGGAATGGGTGTTCCGAATATTATATGTGAAATGATTTTATTAACACATAGATATATATACGTTTTTGTTCAAGAAGCAGGACGAATGTCGAAAAGCATGAAATTAAGAGGATTTCAAAAAAAAACAAATCTTGAGTCTTTACAGATTTTGGGTAATTTTTTAGGAATGCTTTTCGTTAAAAGCTTTGAAAGAACTGAGCGGGTATATGAAGCTATGCTTTCACGGGGCTA of the Desulfobacterales bacterium genome contains:
- the cbiM gene encoding cobalt transporter CbiM — encoded protein: MHISDGVLPIQVSIAAYGASIGIIGLSVYKTKGEDIPKIAVVTASFFVASLLHIPLGPTSVHLLIPGLVGILLYNSAFLAIALGLVLQCILFQFGGITALGANAIMMGIPALICGWIFKLLKGSKIISHTVVAAFCGGLGVILSTLFLSLLLFTGGENFIGVAKLAIVAHMPVLIIESIISAFTISFLYKVKPELIGVYKIEDIYE
- the cbiQ gene encoding cobalt ECF transporter T component CbiQ, which produces MNSQIQIIHLSIWYFVLGVLLIVVLLFLLKFVKKIINNSDENNKNPDWTVPAIDIYSGAMFYNWDPRIKAATLLIYCFFIASIQKIPLALVALLISILAVLLAKIPYKKAMIRIYAMAGFLGMFLIVMPLTIPIKVGDTIVVFGDLNFFYFNIRGVFVALPIVLKASSIALMMLPLFSTSPISVTIRGLSGMGVPNIICEMILLTHRYIYVFVQEAGRMSKSMKLRGFQKKTNLESLQILGNFLGMLFVKSFERTERVYEAMLSRGYNGIFPIYFEFNAKPIDWIKGIGWIIIGFSILIFDRTL